GAAAACCGGGATAGAGTTTAATTATGAAAAAAACCGCCCTGCCATAACTGGCGGGGCGGAGCGTTTTTTAATCTATGGCGGGTTTACGCATCTATGTTAGCGTATTTGGCATTGCGTTCGATAAATTCTCGTCGCGGGGGAACTTCATCACCCATCAACATGGAGAAGGTGCGGTTGGCTTCTGCGGCGTTCTCGATATCGACCTGTCGCAGCAACCGAAA
The DNA window shown above is from Bacteroides sp. and carries:
- a CDS encoding DNA topoisomerase IV subunit B (negatively supercoils closed circular double-stranded DNA), which produces DERKSIVAEFSQEGRESGIHIQRYKGLGEMNAEQLWVTTMNPEFRLLRQVDIENAAEANRTFSMLMGDEVPPRREFIERNAKYANIDA